In the genome of Deinococcus hopiensis KR-140, the window AGAATAGGAGAAATTGCCTGTCGGGCAGCCAAGGATGGGAAGCCCATTGGTGAATAATTGCAACTGCTCAGCACAACAGTCGGTATTGTGCTGAGCAGTTGCAATACCGCAGCGGTAACGACAATCAGGGACTTGATTTTCAACATAGAACCTCCTGAAAAGGAACTCGTGACTTGAATAGAGCCGTTTTCCATGTGGCAAGCCCCACGGAAGGATATACACAGTACCTGTGTTTTTTCTTCCACCACATAGAATCGGCCTGACCCGCAACAGTGAATTGTTCACATATGTGGTACATTTCGAGGATTTTGCGAAGACTGCGGTATTACCTGCCTTTAACCGTATTATTTACTGCCAATAAGACCTGATGGAGTAAAGGGAGAAGCTCAAACAGGGACAGAGCTACCGAATCCATCAGGTGCAATCGGCCGACGCGCACGCTGCGCTGAGGATGCCGCCGGTTCTGCCACGCCCCGCGGCGAAGAAGGCCCTGGGAACTGCAAGACCTGTGCGCGTGACTGCGACGCCTGGCATTGCGGGCCGTGGTCCTTGGGTGGGGTACGGCGGACGTCCAGGGTGTGCCGGAGGTCATGGTGGCGTGTTGGATTTGGAGGAGATGTTTGCGGCGATGGGGAGAAAGGGTGAGCGCGTCCGTTCTGAAAGAGAAGGCTGTTTTCGCCGTGAGGGCGGAGGTGATGTTCAAACCAGCAGTGCGGACCATTTCCTCACCGTGTGGGAGGGCCCTCCTTGGGGAGGGTGAAGCCGAAGGTCGCGCCCTTACCGACCTGCCCTTCGGCAAACACCTGGCCGCCATGTTTGAGAACCATCCGGCGGACGCTTGCCAGCCCAACCCCCGTCCCTTCAACCTCCGTGCCGTGCAGCCGCTGGAACATATTGAACAGCCGCTCCTGGTAGAGTGGATCGAACCCGATCCCGTTGTCGCTCACCGAAATCTGCCACGCTGTCCCCAGGTCCTCCGCCGTCACCTTGATGACCGCTGGAGCGCGCCCCAAGGTAAACTTGAGGGCGTTTTCGGTCAGCTGCGTCAGCACCCCGTACAGCGCCTCGCGGTCCCCGGTCACCACCGGCAGGTCCTTGACCTCCCAGTGGATCTGGCGGTTCAGCAGGTCCGGCAGCAGGGTCTTATGGATCCGGACCATCGTCTCGTTCAGGTTGACGTCCGTGAGTCGCAGTGGCTGTCTGGAAGTGCGCGACAGGTAAAGCAGGGCGTCGATCAGCACGTTCAGCCGCGCGCTCGCCTGATCGACCACGTCCAGGTAGCGGGTCGTCTTGGCATCGAGATTTTCCCCAAGCGCCTGCCGGGCCAGCTTGATGAATCCGGCAATGTGCCGTACGGGCGTTCGGAGATCATGCGAGATAGAGTACGAGAAGCCCTCCAACTCCTCGTTCGCTGCGGCGAGCTCCTGGCTGCGGGCGACAAGCGCGTCGCGCTGGCTGGCCAGTTCCCGGCTGGCGAGCGACCGCTCGAGGGCGAGACCGAGGCTGCGGGCCACGGTCTCCAGCACCGCGCGTTCCGGCGCGGCCCAGGTGTGTGCCTGGTGCAACCCGAACACCATGACCCCCTGAACCTGATCTGCGACGAACACCGGTAACGCCGCGGTGGCCTTGACCACCGCGAACTCCTCCTGCGCGACCGTGAGTGGCCTGGTATCCAGACGTTCCTGGTAATACGGCAACCGGGTGTTGAACGGCCGCTCAATGTTCGGGATACCGCCTTGGGGGACCCCCTGCTGGAGGACCTGAAGCAGTGCGGCCTTAAAGGTTCCGCGGTGAGACACCAGGGCCCAGTAGGTTCCTTGCCACTCGTAGTAGGTACTGACCCCTTCTGGCAACAGTGACAAGATGAGTTCCTGGGCACGGCCAACCAGCGTGACCGGGTCGTGCTCCAACGAGAAGTCCCGGGAGAGAAGGGCGAAGCCCTCGAGCGCCTGGGTGCGCGCCTGTAACTCGGCGTTCTTCTCCTCGAGTGTCTCCGCCTGCCCGGCGCGCTCCAGCGCGAGGCCGAGGGTATTTGCTGCCCGCTGCAGGACCCGCTGTTCCGACGTGCGCCAGCCCCGTCGCATCGCTGGGCGCCAGATCACCAAAAACCCCTCCAGCTTGCCGTCCGGCAGGCAGATCGGTTCGACCCCCACCGCCAACGCGGGGAAGGACGCCACCGTGCCGGCCGCAAGGTGGTAGTCCTCGAGGTACACTGCCTTCTTGGATTCCGCCACCCGGTACAGCAGAGGCGTATCCCGTAAGGCGAGGCCCGGGCGCGTCATGTGCTCGAAAATTTCCTGCGGCATGTCGCCCCAGAGGGTCGGCAAACGGATCTGTTCACCATCAAGCCGCACCACCAGCATGCTCAGGGCCTGCAAGGCAGGGCCAAGCCTGAGCAGCGCCAGGGTCGCTACTTCTTCAGGCCTCCTGGCTTGTTGCAGCGCATCTCCCAGCGCCGCGAGGAGCTCACTGTCCCGCAGGGCATCCTCAACCCGCCGTTCGAGGTCCTGCGCGAGAGCGACCCGGCCCAGGGCGACGCTGCACTGGGCGGCCATCGCACGCAGGAACCGCTGCTCGTCCGGTTGGAAATCGTGAGGCTCCTTGAAGTCCAGCACCACCACGCCGAGGGGCCGGTCGTCCAGGACCATCGGCAGCACCGCGCTGGCGCTCGGGGCGCGCGTCCCGGTCCGGGGTTCAAGCGCCGGGTATGACCGGGTCAGCGCCTCGTGATCCTCGAAAAACAGGGCTTCCTGCCGCTGCAGGGCGTCTCCAGCGGGCAGCTCGTGGTCGAGCTGGCCAGCCTGACGGCTGGCTTTGAGGTCGGGTTCGTGCCCTTTGGCGGCGGCGAGCTGCAGCGCCTGATCCTCTTCGCTGACCATCAGGATCACGCCAGCGACCGCGCCGACCGCCTCAAGGGCGGGGGTGAGCACGATGTCGAAGACGGCCTGCGGGGTGTCTGTGGTGGCGAGGGCTTCGGTGACCTGCTGGAGGCGTTCGATCAGCGTCGGCCGAGCAGGGATGGGCCCATCACGCTGTTCGTGCATCCCGCAAGATACTGTCTTGCCTTCACCCTGCACGCCAGCAGGCTGCATCACCTCCTCCCTCTTGCCGGGGGCCTCCACCCGGCCCACCCGCAGGTCAGCGCATTTGGAACCGAGGTGCAGGCCTTCTGATCCGAGGTCCCCGCATCGGTGTAGAGGCAGGGCCAGTGGGTCAAGGTTCGCTGCGCTCTCCCAAAGGGTCTATGTCTCGGTGAGAGACTGGAAGGGATGGAGGCCCGGACACAGGTTGTCGACCGTGCTGGGGTACGCGATGAATGGGAGTGCCGGGCCACGTATATGCGCGGTGTCCACGTGGAATATCCTGCCGTCGGGCAGGATCTGGATGCCTCTGGAGACGCCCTTGGGGGGAAGACAGGGTGCCCGGAGGTCAACTGCCCGGTTTGCCCAGCACGGTATTCGCCGGCCCAGTTGCCGTTTCGCGACGCCCCACCCCTGGCGCATGGGTCAACGTGCGGACTTCTTCTGGACCGAGCCCGGCGAGCGGACTGGAAGGCGCATGGGGGAGAATGGCGCCGTGAGGGCTGCCCTTCCACCCACGGCGTCATCCGGACGAAGCCTCTAATAGGAGAGGCCCTGGAGATACATTCGGAACGTGGCCCGCGGTATCGGACGCGCGAACGTCTCGCCGAACAGCCGGCAATACTGCTCCGGAGGATCAGGAAGGCGCTGCAGGGTGCCCATTCCCTGGCTTGCGCTCCATGCGTCAACGGAGTTCCGGTAGGTGCCTCAGGGCACCGGGAATTTCCCGTTGGGCACGCTGAACTCTTCAGGGTCCATATCGTCCCCGTTCCTGTTGTTCCAAGCGGCGATGCGGCCATCCTTCCCCACCACCACGCTGCTCCTGAGGTCCGCGGGGACTGCCCCACCGGCGCTACAGGCCGGGAACAGCCCCGGGGCGTGGGCCGGGCCTCCACAGGAACATACGCCACACGAAGGCCAGCGCCAGCCCCGCCATCACCAGCACGACCGCCCACATCCCCCCGGGAAGCGCCCCCGTCAGCGTCCCCCGGCCCAGGGACGCGGCGGCCGACAGGCAGCACAATAGGTTGCCCAGCCCGACTGGCCGTCCGTGGATGCCCCCGAGGGGATTGCCCCGCCACCACCAGTTGATCATCCCCAGGCCGAGCAGGCTGCTCGCCGCCAGCTGTGCCAGCGCCTCGCCCCCCGCGGACGGTGCGCCCAGCCACGCGGCGGCCACGTCCCCTGCGAACAGGAGCGGCACGCCCAGCGTAAACAGCACGGCGGCGGTCAGGGTCAGCAGCAGGCGTCCGGCAAGGTCTTGAGGCATGGCGGCACCCTGGCGTACCCTCAACTTGCCTTGCAAGACGATATGAAAAGTAGGCCCCACCGCGTCGAGAACCGCCTTCAGGCAGAACTGCTGATGGACCGCACCTGGTTGCGCCTGCTTGACGTGTTCGCCCGGGAAGGCCGGGGGGTCGCGGATGCGGCCCGCGTGCTGGGGGTCACGACCGAATGGCTGTTCAGGCGGGTTCGGCGACTGGAGCGCGCCGGGCTGCTCAGCGTTCAGGGCGCCCGGTCCCGCGCCGGACGCGCGGTGAAGCTGTACCGCGCGGCGGCTGAGACCTTCTTCGTGCCGTTCTCACTGGTGCCCCCCGAGACGGTCGGGCGGCAGAACCGCGCGCAGCACCTCGAGCTGTTTGAGACGGCGATTGGGCGCACGTTCCTTCAGGCACCGTTTGACCAGGACGGGTGGGGCTTTGTCACCGCGCGGATGCCGAATGGAGACGTGCACCTCCGCATCATGCGGGAGGACGGAGCGCTGTGGGCAGACCTGGGCGACGCAGCGCCGGTCATGGTGAGCGGCTGGCATGTGCTGCACCTCACGCCGAGCGACGCCCACGAGCTCCAGGGGGAGCTGCGCGCGCTGCACGGGCGCTACGCGCAGCGCACGGGCGAGGTGCCGTTCCTGCTGGGAATCTTCCTGGCAGACACGTCGCGTGTCTCCGGACTGGAGCACGCGCATGGCGCCGCTCCCTGAGGCTTGCCCCTCGGCCGACCTGGTGGTGGGCGGGGCCCCAGGGAGGAGAACCCGGTTATCCGGGAGTGGCGTCCCGCCCCGTACCGCGTCCCCCTTCCCCGATACGGGTTTGCGGACCACCCGTTCCGTCCCCCCTGCTCCGCAGCCTGCGTCACCGTTTTTCCTGCATGCTGTGCGGCGCAGCGTTGCCCGTCGGCTCGGGTTGGCCCGTGAGTTCACCGCGGATTCACCCGAATCCTGATCGGCCTCCGCCACGGTTTCTTCAGGGTCTCGTTGCCGCCAGGGCCGGGTCTGCTGAGCAGCGCGGCTTCCATGCGGGGGCCGTGGGCGTCACGCACGCGCCGGTCGCCGCACCAGCCCGGGCGAAACTCCATGCCCGCTCGGCTGCCGCTTGGCGCAGACCTGGGAACTGGGTCGCTCTGCGAAGTCGTGCTTGGCGGCCAGAACGGCGCACTGCTTGTTCAGACCATACCTGCTGGCCCCTCGGTTGTCCACCCAGGAGCGCAAAGCCCCGTTCCTGGTGAACTGGGTGACGCGGACGGCTTCGTCTAAAGAGGCGAACTGCTCCGCTCTCCCGCAGGCTTTGAATTCAAGGATGACCATAACCGCCCGCCGTCTAATTCTGCGTATGCCAATGCCTGAGGCATTGGCCCTGGCACCGCCGCCCGTTGGGCGGCCTGGGTTCTGCATCCAACCCCTGAAGGGGTTGGTTTTCCGCCCGGACCTATTTTGATAGGCGCCGCCGGACTCCGGGCGGCACTTCCCCCGGGGAAGCTTGCCCCGGCGTTGCGCTGAACGTCTGGCTCCCCGCCCTGCCGTTTCCTGGAAAGGCCACCCGGAGTCCGCCTTGGTGTCCTGACTGCGGCAGGGAAAAGGAGTCGGGGAACGGTCAGCCCTGGACACGACGCGCAGACTGCGGGCATACCGCGTCCCCTTCTGTCCGGACTTGAGCTGGTGCCGCTCCCGCCGCGGAAGAATGGTCCCCAGCCCATTGAGGACGCCAGCGATCCCGCCCCGGCGCGTGGAGCCGCCCAGGCACCTCCGGTACTGCTTTGACGGGGCGCAATCACAGCGCTTCTCAGCCTTGTTCACATCCTCTTCCCTGTGGACAGGAAAAGGGCCCGGCTTCGGGTAGAGTCCTTCGCGACGTCTGTTGGGGCTGCAGCGCGAGCTCCAGGCCCGGCTTCTGTGCGCGGTACAGCGCGCGCTCCTGCGTTTCGCTGTTGGTGTCGGGGAGCGGGTGGCCGGCACGCAAGTCACAAGGGTTTTTCCGAGGCGGCGAGGGAAAAGCGTCCGAGGCCAGAGAGTCCGTAAACCCTCGTGTACCCGCGGCTCTCCTCGAACTGACGATCAGCTTCAATCAAGTTTGCCGCCTGAAGCCCCACGACTTCCTGAACATGAACGGCGGGGCCGGGGTTGAGGTGGGCGCTGGTGGGCGTGCCGCGTCCGCTGTATTGGACGTAGAGGGTGGCGCCCTCCCGCATGGCCTTGAGGATGGCGGCCTGGGTTGGGGTGAGGACGGTCACTGCTGCCCCCTTGGCTGGATGACGGGCTCGGGGCCGAGCATACCGGGGACAGCCTGCCAGTCACTCCGGGGGTCAATGGGCGACCGCGCGAGCGTGCGGCCGATGCTGGCCCGCCCCTTGCCCAGTTGCGCTGCCCGCTGCGGTTGATTCATGCCCCAGGCTTTGAGGGCGACCTGCACGGCTTTTCTGGGCGTCTCGCTCATGAAGTGACTGTAGCACTTTTGTTGGCCGGACCTGTTGACATTGCCCGGGGAGAAAAGCCGGGTTCCGCAAAGAAGCCCCGGCCTGTGACGGTGAGCAGCGTGGCCGTGCCTACAGGCACAGGCGCCGTCACGGTGCGGTGCACGGCTACGCTTTTGGACAGCCTGGAATGGCGACGGAGGCGACGGCGTGAAGCGGGCGGTGCTGGGCAGGCCAGCACGCTGCCCATCGCCCGGAATGCCGCCTGGTCCCAGCGGGACGGGGCTGGGTCCCCCCGGTCTACCGGGCGGGTTCGCGCAATGTGGGAAGCGGCGATTGCACCTCGGCCTGCCTTATAAACGGCAGAAGAAGTGCTCTCACGCTTTTACCTTAAACTTAGATGAAGATGTTTGCCTTTTCCTCCACCACTGCTCTGCCTCAGGCGTCTTTCCTCACGCCACTGGGAGAAGAGGTAAGGAGCGACTGGCAGTTTAGTGCTGTCGTGCAGCCCGAAGGTTCTCCCGCTCCCATCTACGCGGGTCACAATGCCACCCTTGCCCTGATGTACGCCTCCCTGGCTGCCCTGGACGCGCAGTGGGACGCCTTCACGGTGGTGCCCACCGCGCCCCTCCTCCGGGGTCAGGCCCCTCGCCCTGCACCCCAAACCGCTCCTGAAGATCTCCACGTGGTTGCCCTTACTGCCGCAGCAGCGGCGTCCTCCCACATCTCCAGCTTGATTGACGGACGGAACCGGGTGACCCGGCGCCGGCAGTTGGGGCTGAAGAACACTGTCATCTATCAAGCTGACCAGCCCTGGTTGGGTTTTCGACCCGAAGAGGTCAAGCGGACGGGAAAGCAGCAGGACCTGAGTAGCGTTCTGCTCCGAATGCGCCCATACGTCGAGGAAGCGTACGCCCGACTTGCAGCGTGGGATCTTAAGAGCTTCCCCTACCCGGTGGTCTTCCATCCGGACCTCTTCACCCAGCCGGAATGGGTCATTCGGTGTGAACGCGGGGACCTCTGCCACCCCTTCGGGTGGATCGATGAGGGGACGAGGCGGCCCTACCCTGGACGGCAACGGGTCCATCAGGTCAAGACGAACGATGGGCCTGTGACGCTGTACGCGACCGCCCCTGATCTGGACGGGTCTCTGGAGATGGCCCAGCGCAGGACCAAAGGCTTTCAGTGGGCCGACACATCTGCGCTCGTGTCTACCCTTCACGGTCAAGCCAAGACGCCAAAGCCAGAAGCACCTGTACCGGCGATCACCTGTTTGAATACCTCGGCTGGACCTCAAACAGTGGTGTTAACGGGGTGCGAGACCCTCCGGGCAAGGTGGAATCAGGGGCAGACCGATACGTTGGTGTATGTGCAGGAGGACCCCCGGGTGATCCTGTTCACTCCAGAGGAAGCGCGGACCTGGTCGGTGGCGAGGCGACTCCCGTACCGTTTCGCCCAGGAGGCCTGGGCAAGGCACAGGAGCCTCCGAGGGATGGGCCGCTTACTGTATCCGGTGCCCCAACAACCCGGTATGGCGGTGTAGCTCTTGCGGCCACCTCTGAACGGTGACCGCGGAAGAGGACAAAAAAAGGTCCCACCTCCGTTTGCGCCGAGGGGGGGAGAGGCTTACCCACGCTGTGCCGGCCAGGCCCCTGCATCTCCGCACGCCGCTGCCCCCCTTTCTCGCTGATGACGTACACCCCAAAAGGCGCGACGATCGCGGGGCGATCAGCGGTGAGAAGTTGAGCTTCGCCGGTCGCAGTTGTGGGCTTGAACCTTCCCGGGCAGCAGTATCACCGGGTCCTTGAGGCGAATGGGAGCGTCCAGCATGACGGCGGTCATTTGGTCAATACTCCGGATGTCGCTATACCTGATACCTGTCGGTCTCATTCCAGGAAGGTAAGCCCCCCTCAATGTCAAGTGTGTCACGCACCTGTTTCCGCTTGACCACCTGTTCCACCGCCTCTTCCCTGGCCGGTGGACAAAAAAAGGCCCCACCTTCGTTTGCGCCGAGGGGTGGGGCTCTTCGTTTCTACTGCAGTTTGGGCTGCGGCGGGGCTTCCCTGCCTAGCGCCTCTGCCGGTGTGGTCCTGATGCCTGGCGACGGAGATGCGCAAGATCGTGCACGTGGATGCCGACGCGTTTTCGTCCCCTCCGCTCTGCTTCGGCGATTCCACGCCTCACCGCCACCGTTTTCCCTGCCCGCTCTGCTTGGGTGAATCCGGCGTCTGGTACTCGATGAACCGGAAGCCTTATCGCCCGCCGCGTTGACAAACGGCGAGAGTGGGGGCAGATCCATGGCCACAGTGTGTCAAAAAAAGCCCTCGCCGCCGCGAGGCAGGGTGGGGCCTTCCATTTGGCGCCACTTGTCTGGGAATCAGCCTTCGCAGCCCAGGCTTCGGAGGAGGTCATCGATATGCACAGCGGACTGTTGAGACCTTGACACCTCAATAACTCGTGTTGGAGCAACGTATGTTGGGCGGCGAAAGC includes:
- a CDS encoding GAF domain-containing protein; translated protein: MQPAGVQGEGKTVSCGMHEQRDGPIPARPTLIERLQQVTEALATTDTPQAVFDIVLTPALEAVGAVAGVILMVSEEDQALQLAAAKGHEPDLKASRQAGQLDHELPAGDALQRQEALFFEDHEALTRSYPALEPRTGTRAPSASAVLPMVLDDRPLGVVVLDFKEPHDFQPDEQRFLRAMAAQCSVALGRVALAQDLERRVEDALRDSELLAALGDALQQARRPEEVATLALLRLGPALQALSMLVVRLDGEQIRLPTLWGDMPQEIFEHMTRPGLALRDTPLLYRVAESKKAVYLEDYHLAAGTVASFPALAVGVEPICLPDGKLEGFLVIWRPAMRRGWRTSEQRVLQRAANTLGLALERAGQAETLEEKNAELQARTQALEGFALLSRDFSLEHDPVTLVGRAQELILSLLPEGVSTYYEWQGTYWALVSHRGTFKAALLQVLQQGVPQGGIPNIERPFNTRLPYYQERLDTRPLTVAQEEFAVVKATAALPVFVADQVQGVMVFGLHQAHTWAAPERAVLETVARSLGLALERSLASRELASQRDALVARSQELAAANEELEGFSYSISHDLRTPVRHIAGFIKLARQALGENLDAKTTRYLDVVDQASARLNVLIDALLYLSRTSRQPLRLTDVNLNETMVRIHKTLLPDLLNRQIHWEVKDLPVVTGDREALYGVLTQLTENALKFTLGRAPAVIKVTAEDLGTAWQISVSDNGIGFDPLYQERLFNMFQRLHGTEVEGTGVGLASVRRMVLKHGGQVFAEGQVGKGATFGFTLPKEGPPTR
- a CDS encoding Lrp/AsnC family transcriptional regulator gives rise to the protein MQDDMKSRPHRVENRLQAELLMDRTWLRLLDVFAREGRGVADAARVLGVTTEWLFRRVRRLERAGLLSVQGARSRAGRAVKLYRAAAETFFVPFSLVPPETVGRQNRAQHLELFETAIGRTFLQAPFDQDGWGFVTARMPNGDVHLRIMREDGALWADLGDAAPVMVSGWHVLHLTPSDAHELQGELRALHGRYAQRTGEVPFLLGIFLADTSRVSGLEHAHGAAP